The following coding sequences lie in one Pirellulales bacterium genomic window:
- the thiL gene encoding thiamine-phosphate kinase, protein MEADFLRWLRQRLPPHPLLKLGIGDDAALLATAGRGDLAVTTDLIADGIDFDLKIHSPQRIGHKALAINLSDLAAVAARPLAAVIALNLPRQNGGQLARELYEGMLPLAEQFHIAIAGGDTNSWDGPLVVSITALGEATAGSPLCRRGALPGDRIIVTGQFGGSILGRHLDVTPRVNEALLLHQRYPLHAGVDCSDGLSLDLWHLCEESRCGAVIDVDQVPIAAAAEQLAAQRNDGVYALEHALTDGEDFELILAVPPEAAERMLVDQPLEDVRLTDIGQFVAEQQLLQHRASGEWKPLAPRGFQHRFD, encoded by the coding sequence ATGGAAGCCGATTTTCTGCGTTGGCTGCGTCAGCGGTTGCCGCCGCATCCGCTGCTCAAATTGGGCATCGGTGACGATGCGGCGCTGTTGGCAACCGCAGGACGTGGCGATCTGGCGGTAACGACCGATTTAATTGCCGACGGAATCGATTTTGATTTAAAAATTCATTCGCCGCAGCGGATCGGCCATAAGGCCTTGGCGATTAATCTGAGCGATTTGGCAGCCGTGGCTGCGCGTCCGTTGGCGGCGGTGATTGCGCTTAACCTGCCTCGGCAAAACGGTGGGCAACTGGCGAGGGAACTGTACGAGGGAATGTTGCCGCTGGCTGAGCAATTTCACATCGCCATTGCCGGGGGTGACACCAACAGTTGGGACGGGCCGCTGGTGGTCAGCATCACCGCGCTGGGCGAAGCCACGGCCGGGAGTCCGTTATGCCGCCGCGGAGCACTGCCTGGGGATCGAATTATTGTAACAGGCCAATTCGGCGGCAGCATTTTGGGACGGCATTTGGATGTTACGCCACGGGTGAACGAAGCACTTCTATTGCACCAGCGTTATCCACTGCACGCCGGAGTTGATTGCAGCGACGGCCTATCGCTTGATTTGTGGCACTTGTGCGAGGAAAGCCGTTGCGGGGCGGTGATCGACGTTGATCAAGTCCCCATTGCAGCGGCAGCGGAACAACTTGCAGCGCAGCGGAATGATGGAGTCTATGCTCTAGAACATGCTCTGACCGACGGGGAAGATTTTGAATTGATTTTGGCCGTTCCGCCGGAAGCCGCGGAGCGAATGCTTGTCGATCAACCGTTGGAAGATGTACGTTTGACAGACATCGGCCAATTTGTGGCGGAACAACAATTGTTACAACACCGTGCCTCCGGCGAATGGAAACCGCTGGCGCCGCGCGGATTTCAACACCGTTTCGATTAG
- a CDS encoding Rieske 2Fe-2S domain-containing protein encodes MAWQRIAAVEDCSPGNCLEAVAGERMIALFNVAGEFFALDGVCPHQGGPLGEGQLSGCIVTCPWHGWQFDVRSGQHQLNRTVMQPRFETKVEAGAVWVNVPE; translated from the coding sequence ATGGCCTGGCAGCGGATCGCAGCCGTGGAAGACTGTTCCCCCGGAAACTGCCTGGAAGCGGTGGCCGGCGAGCGGATGATTGCGCTGTTCAACGTGGCTGGAGAATTCTTTGCTTTGGACGGTGTTTGCCCGCACCAAGGTGGGCCACTTGGGGAAGGGCAGTTGTCGGGCTGCATTGTCACTTGCCCATGGCATGGCTGGCAGTTCGACGTGCGTTCGGGCCAGCATCAATTGAATCGCACCGTGATGCAGCCGAGGTTTGAAACGAAAGTGGAAGCGGGCGCGGTGTGGGTAAACGTGCCGGAATGA
- a CDS encoding DUF1570 domain-containing protein yields MAICAVVCGCATWHTTTKPAVELPERFTVTLDQLVIHSNFELPSQHRLLQELNAERTDVSSKLNLPISDEKIHVYLFKEPEQFYEFIRQKYPNFPDRRAFFIETDTKLSVYAYWGDRVAEDLRHEVCHGYLHSMVQSLPLWLDEGLAKYFEVPRGTNGLNSTLLAELNKQAKQGRWRPDIRRLESLRSPAEMTECDYAEAWAWVHWLLETDPTHKALLQEYLADLRRTGTPTPLSLYVRRMDGDPEHQLFDYIVRLQDRP; encoded by the coding sequence GTGGCAATCTGCGCCGTGGTATGCGGCTGCGCAACTTGGCACACCACAACCAAGCCCGCCGTGGAACTGCCGGAGCGGTTTACGGTGACGCTGGATCAATTGGTGATTCACAGCAATTTCGAGCTGCCCAGCCAACACAGGTTGCTGCAAGAACTGAATGCGGAACGGACCGATGTCAGCAGCAAACTGAACTTGCCGATCTCCGACGAAAAAATCCACGTCTATCTGTTCAAAGAGCCGGAGCAGTTTTACGAATTCATCCGGCAAAAATATCCCAACTTTCCAGACCGTCGCGCGTTTTTCATCGAAACTGACACCAAGCTTTCAGTCTATGCTTATTGGGGCGATCGAGTCGCGGAAGATTTGCGGCACGAAGTGTGCCACGGATATTTACACTCGATGGTGCAAAGCCTGCCTCTCTGGCTGGATGAAGGATTGGCCAAATACTTCGAAGTGCCACGCGGCACGAACGGCCTGAATTCCACCCTGCTGGCGGAATTAAACAAGCAGGCGAAACAAGGGCGCTGGCGGCCTGACATCCGCCGCTTGGAATCGCTCCGCTCGCCGGCCGAAATGACCGAATGCGATTACGCTGAAGCCTGGGCCTGGGTCCATTGGCTGTTGGAAACCGATCCCACGCACAAGGCGCTATTGCAGGAGTATCTGGCCGATTTGCGCCGCACCGGCACACCCACGCCGTTATCGCTATACGTGCGTCGCATGGACGGCGATCCGGAACATCAGTTATTCGATTACATTGTCCGTTTGCAAGACCGGCCCTGA
- the ispG gene encoding (E)-4-hydroxy-3-methylbut-2-enyl-diphosphate synthase yields MVSIKRNPTRAVQIGSITIGAGNLIAVQSMTATATQDVAATVGQVRDLEQAGADVVRIAVDNRKDAEALAEIRRQTRANLAVDLQENYRLVTDVAPHVDKVRYNPGHLYHHEREKPWQEKVKFIVETAAKHDCAIRIGVNCGSVDPAKKEKYDPADSITPMLESAWEHCELLDDLSFTRYCVSLKDSDPKKVIEVNRRFAERRPDVPLHLGVTEAGLPPDGIIKTRIAFEQLIGRGIGDTIRVSLTVPNPRKGEEIAAGRSILADIAAGRVRSVVDFGLTTLNIISCPSCSRVENEAFVELAQQVKEMTRFAQDHHITIAVMGCRVNGPGETDDADLGLWCGPNFVNLKRRSEELGAFAYDKILPRLREELDALISQRSGATA; encoded by the coding sequence ATGGTTTCCATCAAACGCAACCCAACACGCGCGGTGCAGATCGGTTCGATAACGATCGGCGCCGGAAATCTCATTGCAGTGCAAAGCATGACGGCCACCGCTACGCAAGATGTAGCTGCCACGGTCGGCCAAGTGCGCGATTTGGAACAGGCCGGCGCCGACGTGGTGCGGATCGCTGTCGATAACCGAAAGGATGCCGAAGCGCTGGCCGAAATTCGCCGCCAAACCCGCGCAAATCTGGCGGTTGATTTGCAAGAGAATTACCGTCTGGTGACCGATGTCGCTCCGCATGTCGACAAAGTTCGTTACAACCCAGGCCACTTATATCATCACGAGCGCGAAAAGCCGTGGCAGGAAAAGGTGAAGTTCATTGTCGAAACGGCGGCTAAACATGACTGCGCCATTCGCATCGGCGTGAATTGCGGCAGTGTCGATCCGGCCAAGAAGGAAAAGTACGATCCGGCCGATTCCATCACTCCCATGCTGGAAAGCGCTTGGGAACATTGCGAGCTGCTGGACGATCTCAGCTTTACGCGCTACTGCGTGTCACTGAAAGATTCCGATCCCAAAAAAGTGATCGAAGTCAACCGCCGCTTTGCGGAGCGCCGGCCCGATGTGCCGCTGCACTTGGGCGTCACCGAGGCCGGCTTGCCGCCGGATGGCATTATTAAAACCCGGATTGCGTTCGAGCAGCTCATTGGCCGGGGCATTGGTGACACCATTCGGGTTTCGCTCACCGTGCCCAATCCCCGCAAAGGGGAAGAAATTGCCGCGGGGCGTTCCATTCTGGCCGACATTGCCGCCGGTCGGGTCCGCAGCGTGGTCGATTTCGGGCTAACCACGCTCAACATCATCAGTTGCCCCAGTTGTTCGCGTGTCGAAAACGAAGCCTTTGTGGAACTGGCCCAGCAAGTCAAGGAAATGACCCGTTTCGCTCAGGACCATCACATTACGATTGCCGTGATGGGTTGCCGTGTGAACGGTCCCGGCGAAACCGACGACGCCGATCTGGGCCTATGGTGCGGTCCCAATTTCGTGAATCTCAAACGCCGCAGCGAAGAACTAGGCGCGTTTGCGTACGACAAAATTCTGCCACGGTTGCGAGAGGAACTGGATGCTTTAATTTCGCAGCGTTCTGGCGCGACTGCCTGA
- a CDS encoding GNAT family N-acetyltransferase, with protein sequence MIGFRSFRNSDPPHLAEIWRTRSGLRGYVQPMTSALLERLVFSKPYFDQAGLVLATDEERPLGFAHAGFGPVEDESALSHEMGASILTMVSPHPDEAAIAAELIGRSEAYLRANGAKVIYGGGIRPLNAFYVGLYGGSELPGILDSDAQHQGFFRAAGYREIDHTAVLHRELSDFRPVVDRQQMLLRRRLHVDCVCDPPLRTWWEACTLGDFTRLQYRLFLKDEPQPAGVTTLIDMEAFSHTWGARTAGLVDVFIGEAYRRQGMGVWLVGEILRQAAEQGFGLIEVQTMQHNTAALAMYAKLGFQQVDQGAVFRKET encoded by the coding sequence TTGATTGGCTTTCGCTCTTTCCGTAACAGCGATCCGCCCCACTTGGCCGAGATTTGGCGCACCCGCTCCGGTCTGCGGGGCTATGTGCAGCCGATGACTAGTGCCCTGCTGGAGCGGCTTGTATTTTCCAAGCCGTATTTCGATCAGGCGGGCCTGGTATTGGCCACCGATGAAGAGCGGCCCCTGGGCTTTGCGCATGCCGGTTTTGGTCCGGTGGAGGACGAATCGGCCTTGTCGCACGAGATGGGGGCCTCCATCTTGACCATGGTGTCGCCGCATCCTGACGAAGCTGCGATTGCCGCGGAACTCATCGGCCGTAGTGAAGCCTACCTGCGCGCAAACGGGGCGAAGGTAATTTATGGCGGGGGCATTAGACCGCTGAACGCATTTTACGTGGGGCTGTACGGCGGCAGCGAGTTGCCGGGCATTCTGGATTCCGATGCGCAACATCAGGGCTTTTTCCGCGCCGCAGGATACCGCGAAATCGACCACACTGCGGTGCTGCATCGTGAACTGTCGGATTTTCGGCCCGTAGTCGATCGACAACAAATGTTGCTGCGGCGGCGCCTCCATGTGGATTGCGTGTGCGATCCGCCGCTGCGAACCTGGTGGGAAGCTTGTACCCTCGGCGATTTCACGCGGCTACAGTACCGGCTGTTTTTGAAGGACGAACCGCAGCCCGCCGGGGTGACCACCCTAATCGACATGGAAGCCTTCAGTCATACGTGGGGCGCTCGGACGGCGGGTTTGGTCGATGTATTCATCGGAGAAGCTTATCGCCGCCAGGGGATGGGAGTTTGGCTGGTGGGCGAAATTTTGCGACAAGCCGCGGAGCAAGGATTTGGACTGATCGAAGTGCAAACCATGCAACACAACACGGCGGCCTTGGCGATGTACGCCAAGCTCGGTTTTCAGCAAGTGGATCAAGGTGCAGTATTCCGGAAGGAAACGTGA